A window of the Bdellovibrionales bacterium genome harbors these coding sequences:
- a CDS encoding 2'-5' RNA ligase family protein — translation MKRILFASLVMLTACATTTTQSTDTFERGTQVFNAPSTIEKAEFIPHTEEKPMKAYLAMNLPYAPYKSLYEQIQDAEKIQLNTRGEAHITVVTPVEYDKVLKKHISIAEITKIAEEAKIQDLKFTPVCIGRGEKELNGKPEKVYYVVVDSSDLIDLRGKIEEIYVKNGGRPQEFVPEKFMPHVTLGYTARDLHIEDGVSKNRASCIHQFQPQAAPK, via the coding sequence TTGAAAAGAATTCTTTTTGCAAGCTTAGTGATGCTCACCGCTTGTGCAACAACGACGACCCAATCCACTGACACCTTTGAGCGAGGTACACAAGTGTTTAACGCGCCATCTACAATAGAGAAAGCGGAGTTCATTCCCCACACCGAAGAAAAGCCGATGAAGGCCTACCTCGCGATGAATCTTCCCTATGCCCCTTACAAATCCCTTTATGAGCAAATTCAGGATGCCGAGAAAATTCAGCTCAACACCCGCGGCGAAGCCCATATCACAGTCGTAACTCCGGTAGAGTATGATAAAGTTTTAAAGAAACACATCAGCATCGCTGAAATCACAAAAATCGCCGAAGAGGCGAAAATCCAGGACCTCAAGTTCACACCGGTTTGTATTGGCCGCGGCGAAAAAGAACTCAATGGCAAACCAGAAAAGGTCTATTATGTGGTGGTTGATAGTTCAGATTTGATCGATCTTCGCGGCAAGATTGAAGAGATTTACGTGAAAAACGGCGGAAGACCGCAAGAATTTGTCCCAGAGAAGTTCATGCCCCACGTGACTTTAGGTTACACCGCCCGCGATTTACATATCGAGGACGGCGTTTCTAAAAACAGGGCTTCTTGTATTCATCAGTTCCAGCCGCAAGCGGCTCCGAAATAA
- a CDS encoding class I SAM-dependent RNA methyltransferase: protein MRVYLSKMQVECKYKDKCSGCQYLEIPLEEQHQRKAKELSGLLHSAQIPFNGRLEVISPAPSGLRDRADLVWEAGSLGLYEKYSPGQQKRVLDLEQCQQMSQPLQAWLTEIRKVQWPIKKGSLRLRVGPQGQRGIWLDFANVDVKALLDEKTLLLDLMSRATVEIGQRHKVLTLVDGVLKLKDPVPQVWFQSFIDDQAVDLFCSIGTFTQPGLKANAALTKVIDTWLTEVGSERVLEFGSGIGNLSFPALGNHRSLVACEIDSEALTGFKKSLEVLSQQPGFSDIAERVTVQQGDFQNRNPQDFKNYDTVLVNPPRSGLKDFLAPLIDESRKPKNFLYMSCFPESFVADAVKLVAAGYELKKLTIVDQFPQTTHYEVLSLWQLS from the coding sequence TTGAGAGTATACCTATCAAAGATGCAGGTCGAATGTAAATACAAAGATAAGTGCTCTGGTTGCCAATACTTGGAGATCCCCCTTGAAGAGCAACATCAACGCAAAGCTAAAGAGCTTTCCGGCCTGCTTCATAGCGCCCAAATCCCATTTAATGGCCGCTTAGAGGTTATCAGCCCCGCCCCGTCTGGCCTTCGCGACCGCGCTGACCTCGTTTGGGAGGCCGGCTCCCTAGGACTTTACGAAAAATATTCACCGGGACAACAGAAGCGCGTTCTTGATCTGGAACAGTGTCAGCAGATGTCACAGCCATTACAGGCATGGCTTACCGAAATCCGCAAAGTCCAGTGGCCGATTAAAAAAGGCTCTTTGCGTCTGCGCGTAGGCCCCCAGGGTCAGCGTGGGATCTGGCTTGATTTCGCCAATGTGGATGTCAAAGCCCTTTTGGATGAGAAGACTTTGCTTTTAGATCTCATGAGCCGCGCGACGGTTGAAATCGGTCAGCGCCACAAAGTTCTAACTTTGGTGGACGGAGTTCTTAAACTAAAAGATCCCGTACCGCAGGTTTGGTTTCAAAGTTTCATCGACGATCAAGCCGTGGATCTATTTTGCTCGATCGGCACCTTCACGCAACCGGGCCTTAAGGCAAATGCGGCTCTAACAAAAGTCATTGATACATGGCTCACCGAAGTGGGTTCTGAGCGGGTTTTGGAATTCGGCTCAGGCATCGGTAATCTGAGTTTTCCGGCCTTGGGAAATCACCGCAGCCTTGTCGCCTGTGAGATCGACAGCGAAGCGCTTACGGGATTTAAAAAAAGCCTGGAGGTTCTTTCTCAACAACCGGGTTTTTCCGATATCGCAGAGCGAGTCACCGTTCAACAAGGCGACTTCCAAAACCGAAACCCTCAGGATTTCAAAAATTATGATACAGTGTTGGTGAATCCACCGAGATCCGGGTTGAAGGATTTCTTGGCTCCGCTGATTGATGAGTCCCGCAAGCCGAAGAATTTTTTATACATGTCTTGCTTCCCCGAGAGCTTCGTCGCTGACGCTGTCAAGCTTGTGGCCGCTGGATACGAACTTAAAAAACTCACCATCGTCGATCAATTCCCACAGACAACTCACTATGAAGTTTTGAGTCTTTGGCAGCTCAGTTGA
- a CDS encoding M28 family peptidase — protein MNHTLKLVSISCVFVLAAFFVQAKDEVPAPAEKVFVDTPNTLTTNARQITFEGPKSGEGYFSADGKKMIFQSERYPGNPFYQMYVMDLETGKTDLISSGKGKTTCGWIHPSMKKLLFSSTHQDPQWKKKQDEEIESRKKPVKGRYSWSFDDQYDIYSSDLKGKNLKRLTKSLGYDAEGSYSPDGKWIVFASNRAAYTEKLSPEDQKMFQQDPSYMMDIYIMKEDGTGVKRLTDAKGYDGGPFFSADGKHITWRRFAPNGATAEIYTMNVDGSDQKAVTHMKSMSWAPYYHPSGDYIIFASSVLGYSNFELFIVDSQGTKPPVRVTFNDGFDGLASFSPDGTKMTWSRRNEKGESQIFIADWDDAQARRLLGLPEKELMASDLKPEISAADAKKVVEYLASEKLAGRKVGSDEEKVYTQKLADIFKSFGLIGGANDGSFFDKFEFTSGVKLGTDNKMEFVGNFKKALQIEKDYSVLSFSKTGKVSESPLVFAGYGIKAPATEKFPAYDSYKDVKVERKWVVVFKDIPQDVSPELRHHLNTYARLQHKVTVAKNAGAVGIIFVDPSDENEDFKKLKFEGTLSDSSLAVLKIQQALLKELLKSAGQDMKGLLKKLDQGEAVEPIAIPMTYLTATVNLDFEKAQGINVVAKLPVKGAKNGVLIGAHGDHLGRGDIGNSLAKGNERGQIHYGADDNASGVSGVVELAHYFADQYKKKPSSLKKDLYFAVWSGEESGVLGSTAFVKGWDKAHKQKLADYFSASINMDMIGRLQEKLYVQGVGSGDHWPQLSEEISIRQGMPMVLQNDPYLPTDSMALYVGGIPSINFFTGSHAEYHSPRDIPSTLNYPGLERVIKTVSDYTRLLADSSVKMVSYVKVGGNPNKQLEGRSFRTYLGTIPDYTQEGVKGVRISGASKDSPAAQAGLLENDVITEFDGVKIENIYDYVYTLQSVKPNVETTMKINRAGQTKEVKITPKLKE, from the coding sequence ATGAATCATACACTTAAACTTGTTTCGATCTCGTGCGTTTTCGTATTGGCCGCTTTCTTTGTTCAAGCAAAAGATGAAGTTCCAGCCCCGGCTGAAAAAGTCTTTGTGGACACTCCGAACACGCTTACGACAAATGCCCGTCAAATCACTTTTGAAGGCCCAAAGTCCGGCGAAGGTTATTTCAGTGCGGACGGCAAAAAAATGATTTTCCAAAGCGAGCGTTATCCGGGAAATCCGTTTTATCAAATGTATGTGATGGATTTGGAAACGGGAAAGACGGATTTGATTTCCAGCGGAAAAGGCAAAACGACCTGCGGCTGGATTCATCCCAGCATGAAGAAGCTTTTGTTCTCTTCCACGCATCAAGATCCACAGTGGAAAAAGAAACAGGACGAAGAGATTGAGTCGCGCAAAAAGCCTGTGAAAGGCCGTTACTCTTGGAGCTTTGATGATCAGTACGATATTTATTCGTCGGATTTGAAAGGTAAAAACCTCAAGCGTTTGACGAAGTCTTTGGGCTACGATGCGGAAGGTTCTTATTCTCCGGATGGCAAATGGATTGTGTTTGCATCGAATCGCGCGGCTTACACCGAGAAGCTTAGCCCTGAAGATCAGAAGATGTTCCAGCAGGACCCGTCTTACATGATGGATATTTACATTATGAAAGAAGACGGCACGGGTGTAAAACGTCTGACCGATGCCAAGGGTTATGACGGCGGTCCGTTCTTTAGTGCCGACGGCAAGCATATCACATGGCGCCGGTTTGCTCCAAACGGGGCGACGGCAGAGATCTACACCATGAATGTGGATGGCAGCGACCAGAAGGCTGTGACTCATATGAAGTCGATGTCTTGGGCGCCTTATTATCATCCATCAGGAGATTACATTATTTTCGCGTCCAGTGTTTTGGGGTACTCGAACTTTGAACTTTTTATTGTCGATAGTCAGGGGACGAAACCACCGGTGCGTGTTACTTTCAATGATGGTTTTGATGGCCTCGCGAGTTTCTCTCCGGATGGGACGAAGATGACTTGGTCTCGCCGCAATGAAAAAGGTGAAAGCCAGATCTTTATTGCTGACTGGGATGACGCTCAAGCACGCCGTCTTTTGGGGCTTCCAGAAAAAGAACTCATGGCTTCAGATTTAAAACCTGAGATCTCGGCCGCTGACGCCAAGAAAGTTGTGGAATATCTGGCTTCAGAAAAACTCGCTGGCCGTAAGGTGGGGAGTGATGAAGAGAAGGTCTACACCCAAAAGCTTGCTGATATTTTTAAATCTTTTGGTTTAATCGGCGGCGCTAACGATGGATCATTCTTTGATAAATTTGAATTCACTTCAGGTGTGAAGTTGGGCACTGACAACAAAATGGAGTTTGTCGGAAACTTTAAAAAGGCTCTGCAGATTGAAAAAGATTACAGCGTTTTGTCATTCTCTAAGACCGGCAAAGTGAGTGAGTCGCCGCTGGTATTTGCCGGCTATGGAATCAAAGCGCCTGCAACAGAAAAGTTCCCGGCGTATGATTCTTATAAAGACGTGAAAGTCGAACGTAAGTGGGTGGTCGTGTTTAAAGACATCCCCCAGGATGTGTCACCGGAGCTTCGTCATCACCTGAATACCTATGCACGCCTTCAGCACAAAGTGACTGTGGCGAAAAATGCCGGTGCGGTGGGGATTATCTTTGTCGATCCATCGGATGAAAACGAAGATTTCAAGAAGCTAAAATTTGAAGGAACTCTGTCGGACTCAAGTCTTGCAGTTCTTAAAATTCAGCAAGCTCTCTTAAAGGAACTTCTGAAGTCTGCAGGCCAAGATATGAAAGGCCTTCTGAAGAAGCTTGATCAAGGCGAAGCGGTTGAGCCGATTGCCATTCCGATGACGTATCTGACAGCGACTGTGAACCTGGACTTTGAAAAGGCTCAAGGGATTAACGTTGTTGCAAAACTTCCGGTGAAGGGCGCTAAGAACGGCGTCTTGATCGGTGCCCATGGTGATCACTTGGGTCGCGGGGATATTGGGAACTCACTGGCTAAAGGCAACGAGCGTGGGCAAATCCACTACGGAGCTGACGATAATGCTTCGGGTGTTTCCGGCGTTGTGGAGCTGGCTCATTACTTTGCGGATCAATACAAAAAGAAGCCTTCAAGTTTGAAGAAGGATCTCTATTTCGCAGTTTGGTCGGGGGAAGAGTCCGGCGTTTTGGGCTCGACAGCTTTTGTTAAGGGCTGGGATAAAGCACACAAACAAAAACTGGCAGATTACTTCTCTGCGAGTATTAATATGGACATGATTGGCCGTCTTCAAGAGAAGCTTTATGTTCAAGGCGTTGGTTCAGGCGATCACTGGCCACAGCTTTCAGAAGAGATTTCTATTCGCCAAGGCATGCCGATGGTCCTGCAAAATGATCCGTATTTGCCAACGGACTCTATGGCGCTTTATGTGGGCGGTATTCCATCGATCAACTTCTTCACGGGTTCCCATGCTGAGTATCATTCCCCACGCGATATTCCAAGCACGTTGAATTACCCGGGCCTTGAGCGCGTGATTAAAACTGTTTCAGATTATACGCGGTTGCTTGCAGATAGTTCCGTCAAGATGGTGAGCTATGTGAAGGTCGGCGGGAATCCTAATAAACAGCTTGAAGGCCGTAGCTTCCGCACGTACCTCGGTACGATCCCTGATTACACACAAGAAGGTGTGAAAGGCGTTCGTATTTCAGGGGCCTCGAAAGACAGTCCCGCAGCTCAAGCAGGGCTTCTAGAAAACGATGTGATTACTGAATTTGACGGCGTTAAAATCGAAAATATTTACGACTACGTTTATACTTTGCAGTCCGTAAAGCCTAACG